From Rhodamnia argentea isolate NSW1041297 chromosome 10, ASM2092103v1, whole genome shotgun sequence, a single genomic window includes:
- the LOC115739259 gene encoding protein NTM1-like 9, with protein MENTISEVVRSLPPGFRFHATDEELLVHYLRPKIRGQLDERYSAIIPEIDVCEFEPWELPGMFGHMFNSKELFFFCRVKRKYLNSKRSDRTTGAGYWKVTGKERAIMSEDISAPLGIKKTLVFYKGRVPRGERTNWVSHEYHINPKCLGRNRSEDEMLPYVACRIKNKKEKKLMGGATISPYTSHVSETPVNQAGDYSSSCNTPNNEVADNQEAVDAHIEMSAEEFMESLPPLQPPDDILLDNNDAPTYLPQVGEEEGLPSLFDFSNDGNGNELDYGYMPSPYNNFLNYSGFGWGNV; from the exons ATGGAAAACACAATCTCTGAAGTAGTGAGATCACTCCCTCCAGGATTCAGATTCCATGCCACTGATGAGGAGCTTCTGGTTCATTACTTGAGGCCCAAGATACGCGGACAACTCGACGagcgctattccgctataataCCGGAGATTGACGTATGCGAATTCGAACCTTGGGAATTGCCTGGCATGTTCGGTCACATGTTCAATAGCAAGgagctgtttttcttttgtcgcgTGAAGCGCAAGTACTTGAACAGCAAACGCTCCGACCGAACAACCGGAGCTGGTTACTGGAAAGTGACTGGCAAGGAACGTGCCATCATGAGTGAGGACATCAGTGCGCCGCTAGGAATCAAGAAGACACTGGTGTTCTACAAAGGCCGCGTGCCTAGAGGCGAAAGGACCAATTGGGTCTCTCACGAGTATCACATAAATCCTAAGTGTTTGGGCCGTAATCGCAGCGAAGACGAG ATGCTGCCTTACGTTGCATGTCGGATCAAGaacaaaaaggagaagaaactgATGGGGGGTGCAACAATCAGCCCTTACACTAGCCATGTTTCAGAAACCCCTGTGAATCAAGCAGGGGACTATTCCAGCTCCTGTAACACCCCCAACAACGAAGTTGCTGATAACCAAGAGGCAGTTGATGCTCATATCGAG ATGTCAGCGGAAGAGTTCATGGAATCGCTCCCTCCATTGCAACCACCAGATGACATTTTATTGGACAACAACGACGCTCCGACCTATCTGCCGCAGGTAGGAGAGGAGGAAGGATTGCCGTCCTTGTTCGATTTCTCGAACGACGGCAATGGCAATGAGCTCGACTATGGCTACATGCCGTCTCCATACAACAATTTCTTAAACTATTCCGGTTTCGGCTGGGGCAATGTCTGA
- the LOC115739225 gene encoding pectinesterase inhibitor 10-like: MESKNVRTLLTLSFFSFVFLGPAVAICVPRNATSVGPSPSPGSPPNSNASPPHRPSPSPEAMPPPPSMAAPPQRSQVEPSVSPSPDSPADSIASPSHKLSPSPESVPPPPSTAAFSQSLLAVDANPPPTNLEASAMLRGSLVQAGAANLAVKKVCDATDYPALCISTLAPFLAGRALLAEPIVLLHAAIKAATAETKLVMAVLGRLIETSHADTRTVMSLKDCHDNYSDALDNFQAATDAIANRDIGTINSMLSAAVTDYGTCDDEFKDGSSPMAGHDSKLSHMADNCLAIASLIK, encoded by the coding sequence ATGGAGAGCAAGAACGTTAGAACCCTTCTCACATTGTCCTTCTTCTCTTTCGTTTTCCTCGGCCCCGCCGTGGCAATCTGCGTCCCTCGCAACGCCACTTCTGTCGGACCGTCGCCGTCTCCCGGCTCTCCTCCGAACTCCAACGCCTCCCCACCCCACAGACCTTCTCCATCGCCAGAGGCGATGCCTCCTCCACCTTCCATGGCCGCTCCTCCACAAAGGTCACAGGTTGAGCCGTCTGTGTCGCCGTCTCCCGACTCTCCTGCGGACTCCATCGCCTCCCCGTCTCACAAGCTGTCTCCATCGCCGGAATCAGTTCCTCCTCCACCCTCCACAGCGGCTTTTTCACAAAGCTTACTGGCCGTAGACGCCAATCCTCCGCCAACCAATTTAGAGGCCAGTGCCATGCTTAGGGGCAGCCTCGTGCAGGCCGGAGCGGCCAACCTCGCGGTTAAAAAGGTGTGTGACGCGACCGATTACCCCGCCCTCTGCATCTCCACCCTCGCCCCATTTCTGGCCGGGAGGGCGCTGCTGGCGGAGCCCATCGTGCTGCTCCACGCGGCCATCAAGGCGGCGACCGCAGAGACCAAGCTCGTGATGGCGGTGCTAGGGAGACTCATCGAGACATCGCACGCGGACACTCGGACAGTGATGAGCCTCAAGGACTGCCACGACAACTACAGCGACGCGCTGGACAACTTCCAGGCCGCGACGGACGCAATCGCAAACCGGGACATAGGGACCATAAACAGCATGCTGAGCGCGGCGGTGACGGACTACGGGACTTGCGACGACGAGTTCAAGGATGGGAGCTCGCCGATGGCCGGCCACGATAGCAAGCTCAGCCATATGGCTGATAATTGCCTGGCCATCGCTTCCTTGATCAAATGA
- the LOC115739260 gene encoding universal stress protein PHOS32, protein MEGHRRIGVAVDFSPCSKKALKWAVDNVVRAGDHLILITVCPGGNYEEGEMQLWEATGSPLIPLIEFSDPIIMRKYGVKPDPETIDIVGTLAAQKEVVVVMKIYWGDAHEKICEAIDKIPLSCIIIGNRGLGKLKRVILGSVSNYVVNNGSCPVTVVKSGEYET, encoded by the exons atggaaGGGCACAGGAGAATTGGGGTGGCAGTGGACTTCTCGCCATGCAGCAAGAAGGCGTTGAAGTGGGCGGTGGACAACGTCGTCCGCGCCGGCGATCACCTGATCCTCATCACCGTCTGCCCCGGGGGCAACTACGAGGAAGGCGAGATGCAGCTCTGGGAAGCCACCGGCTCTC CTCTTATCCCTCTGATTGAGTTCTCTGATCCCATCATCATGAGGAAATATGGGGTGAAGCCCGATCCGGAGACGATTGACATCGTCGGCACTCTCGCTGCGCAGAAGGAG GTTGTGGTGGTTATGAAGATCTACTGGGGAGATGCTCACGAGAAGATATGCGAAGCGATCGACAAAATCCCCCTGAGCTGCATCATAATCGGAAACAGGGGCCTCGGCAAGCTGAAGAG GGTCATACTGGGGAGCGTGAGCAACTATGTCGTGAACAACGGGTCTTGCCCTGTGACCGTCGTGAAGAGCGGAGAATACGAGACCTAA
- the LOC115739192 gene encoding UPF0481 protein At3g47200-like, which yields MQAPSVARDHVSVHIHPVEDELVSSIQEKMEGASSSIDICRVPERLHGQNRGHYFPELVSVGPYHRGESTLKDMENHKWRYLFTLLNRKPDIGLTLDKCVKSLRELENRARRSYEGDLGLCSNDFIEMMLVDGCFILELFIKCSNRRLRRRNDPLFCTPGKLYNLRCDLVLLENQIPLFILQRLFQIVPIPKQCTHSLFDLAFRFFKSFIPGEPEYLQEKLNEEAHHLLDLIHNCLTPANYTKKDEPARKVLNQCAVELQAAGIKFKRSVTRSVLDVEFSKGVLHVPALRINQRTETLFRNLIALEQGRCVDAQCVTSYAYLIHKLMSSEKDEKLFRKRHIVSNYLNNDTKVVKLFGDLCKDVSLEDFHYEELCVQMNDYINRKNRRTLQRDQKTDQQASKLRTLVVVAIIILIMVFIGTLFSALSFIFHHN from the coding sequence ATGCAGGCTCCGTCAGTGGCCCGAGACCATGTTTCGGTCCACATTCATCCCGTTGAAGATGAACTCGTGTCTTCCATTCAGGAAAAGATGGAGGGAGCTTCATCCTCAATCGATATCTGCAGAGTGCCTGAGCGACTGCACGGGCAAAATAGGGGGCACTACTTCCCGGAATTGGTCTCTGTCGGACCTTACCACCGAGGTGAATCGACTCTCAAGGATATGGAGAATCATAAGTGGCGCTACTTATTTACACTCCTAAACCGAAAGCCCGACATAGGATTGACCTTGGACAAGTGTGTGAAATCGCTGCGAGAGTTGGAGAACCGAGCTCGTCGGTCCTATGAAGGAGATCTCGGCCTCTGCAGCAACGACTTCATTGAAATGATGCTTGTCGATGGGTGTTTCATCCTCGAACTCTTCATTAAGTGCTCGAACAGGAGGCTCCGGCGTAGGAATGATCCTCTCTTTTGCACTCCCGGGAAGCTCTATAACTTGAGGTGCGATCTGGTGCTGCTGGAGAATCAGATTCCTCTGTTCATCCTTCAGCGATTGTTTCAGATCGTGCCGATTCCGAAACAGTGCACACATTCTCTGTTCGATCTTGCCTTTAGGTTCTTCAAGAGTTTCATCCCCGGAGAACCGGAATATCTCCAAGAAAAGCTCAACGAAGAAGCTCATCATTTGCTCGACTTGATCCACAACTGTTTGACACCAGCAAATTACACAAAGAAAGATGAACCGGCACGAAAAGTTCTGAATCAGTGCGCAGTGGAACTTCAAGCTGCCGGAATCAAGTTCAAAAGATCGGTGACTAGAAGTGTGTTAGACGTCGAATTCAGTAAAGGTGTCCTCCATGTCCCAGCTCTGAGAATCAACCAGAGAACGGAGACCCTTTTCAGGAACCTTATCGCCCTCGAGCAAGGTCGGTGCGTCGACGCTCAGTGCGTGACTTCTTATGCTTATCTCATTCACAAACTAATGTCCTCGGAGAAGGACGAGAAGCTGTTCCGCAAACGCCATATAGTATCAAACTACTTGAACAACGACACGAAGGTTGTCAAACTGTTTGGCGATCTGTGCAAGGATGTGAGCTTAGAGGATTTCCACTACGAAGAACTCTGCGTACAGATGAACGACTACATCAACAGGAAAAATCGCAGGACATTGCAGCGCGACCAGAAGACCGATCAACAAGCAAGCAAACTGCGCACACTCGTCGTCGTGGCGATCATCATCCTGATCATGGTATTCATCGGGACGCTGTTCTCTGCATTGTCGTTCATCTTCCACCATAACTAG
- the LOC115739080 gene encoding peptidyl-prolyl cis-trans isomerase CYP21-4 isoform X2 produces the protein MARIKPQTLLLQSKKKKSPSRISVPMMILYCLFIGLVVLSLVATYRHWSRRSVEQTGTGLSNFEDTDAAVDSKKYDLPGYAILNTSKGEIIVELFKDGAPEIVDKFLDLCQKGHFRGLPFHHVIKHYVIQGGDSQGLGAAEDWISRGKLRGKLMSPKHEAFVLGTSKSKQDSKKFAFFITTAPIPDLNDKLIVFGRVIKGQDVVQEIEEVDTDERYRPKSHIVIIDVILKREI, from the exons ATGGCGAGGATAAAACCCCAAACTCTACTTCTTCAgagtaaaaagaagaagagcccTTCTCGCATCAGTGTTCCTATGATGATTCTGTACTGCTTGTTCATTGGGTTGGTCGTTTTATCCTTGGTTGCTACATATAGGCACTGGTCAAGAAG GTCTGTGGAACAGACAGGCACTGGCTtatcaaattttgag GACACAGATGCTGCTGTAGATTCGAAGAAGTACGATCTTCCTGGTTATGCT ATTTTGAATACATCAAAAGGTGAAATCATTGTGGAGCTTTTCAAGGATGGTGCCCCTGAGATTGTGGATAAATTCCTTGACTTGTG TCAGAAAGGGCACTTCAGAGGCTTGCCTTTCCATCACGTGATTAAACATTATGTTATTCAAGGAGGGGATTCCCAAGGACTTGGAGCTGCAGAAGATTGGATTTCCAGAGGAAAGCTTCGTGGCAAGCTTATGAG TCCTAAGCATGAGGCTTTTGTGCTTGGTACTTCAAAAAGTAAGCAAGACAGCAAGAAATTTGCGTTTTTCATCACAACTGCTCCCATACCGGATTTGAATGACAAGCTTATTGTCTTTGGACGGGTAATCAAGGGACAAGATGTGGTACAG GAAATTGAAGAGGTGGATACAGATGAACGATATCGGCCCAAGTCTCATATAGTGATAATCGACGTAATTCTCAAACGTGAAATATGA
- the LOC115739080 gene encoding peptidyl-prolyl cis-trans isomerase CYP21-4 isoform X1 yields the protein MNWNLAPPHTVCGLFLCCELVYAFPCNIVSRIWCLAVFVNWRRGEEFGGNLHQMARIKPQTLLLQSKKKKSPSRISVPMMILYCLFIGLVVLSLVATYRHWSRRSVEQTGTGLSNFEDTDAAVDSKKYDLPGYAILNTSKGEIIVELFKDGAPEIVDKFLDLCQKGHFRGLPFHHVIKHYVIQGGDSQGLGAAEDWISRGKLRGKLMSPKHEAFVLGTSKSKQDSKKFAFFITTAPIPDLNDKLIVFGRVIKGQDVVQEIEEVDTDERYRPKSHIVIIDVILKREI from the exons ATGAACTGGAATTTGGCACCACCCCATACTGTTTGTGGACTGTTCCTGTGTTGTGAACTTGTTTATGCTTTTCCCTGCAATATAGTTAGTAGAATTTGGTGTCTCGCAGTCTTTGTCAACTGGCGCCGGGGTGAAGAGTTCGGTGGGAATTTGCATCAAATGGCGAGGATAAAACCCCAAACTCTACTTCTTCAgagtaaaaagaagaagagcccTTCTCGCATCAGTGTTCCTATGATGATTCTGTACTGCTTGTTCATTGGGTTGGTCGTTTTATCCTTGGTTGCTACATATAGGCACTGGTCAAGAAG GTCTGTGGAACAGACAGGCACTGGCTtatcaaattttgag GACACAGATGCTGCTGTAGATTCGAAGAAGTACGATCTTCCTGGTTATGCT ATTTTGAATACATCAAAAGGTGAAATCATTGTGGAGCTTTTCAAGGATGGTGCCCCTGAGATTGTGGATAAATTCCTTGACTTGTG TCAGAAAGGGCACTTCAGAGGCTTGCCTTTCCATCACGTGATTAAACATTATGTTATTCAAGGAGGGGATTCCCAAGGACTTGGAGCTGCAGAAGATTGGATTTCCAGAGGAAAGCTTCGTGGCAAGCTTATGAG TCCTAAGCATGAGGCTTTTGTGCTTGGTACTTCAAAAAGTAAGCAAGACAGCAAGAAATTTGCGTTTTTCATCACAACTGCTCCCATACCGGATTTGAATGACAAGCTTATTGTCTTTGGACGGGTAATCAAGGGACAAGATGTGGTACAG GAAATTGAAGAGGTGGATACAGATGAACGATATCGGCCCAAGTCTCATATAGTGATAATCGACGTAATTCTCAAACGTGAAATATGA